A region from the Sorex araneus isolate mSorAra2 chromosome 6, mSorAra2.pri, whole genome shotgun sequence genome encodes:
- the LOC101549048 gene encoding B-cell scaffold protein with ankyrin repeats, with the protein MPTLPDAAPRRDQKRAPRPGAGTEATGITTPGGTEREPRAEHCLPEEHPEDLYASIPGDSPDGPAEAPAPGRPPPPPPRPPTAAAQLETTPRGPPGVPGSLALGRAKLQDGVFEEAAGKGLESPAERGRHCCDPGPGWEGGRDPREEDEGEGQEEEPYTFAEIDDNDYDTVLAPRSTKQKSGGRSFIINRPPAPAPRPPKSPQQEGTTPYIARVFQQKARSQSDGDKFPGPKRQDRARDGIPVSAVAKSCLDADQEELIVLQERVRNGELSVDKALERFRRWQLGKEDLEARQQEKLRQLRDCIIGNRPGDETSYGHLTIVHHPTGKCRPKVPQNNAASRPRCRRELTQPGRTVSKLTSAFMFPHCCEAT; encoded by the exons ATGCCGACTCTCCCAGACGCAGCCCCTCGGCGGGACCAGAAGCGCGCACCCAGGCCGGGCGCAGGGACCGAGGCCACGGGCATCACGACCCCCGGGGGGACGGAGCGGGAGCCGCgggctgagcactgcctgccCGAGGAGCACCCCGAGGACCTGTACGCGAGCATTCCTGGGGACAGCCCGGACGGCCCCGCAGAAGCCCCGGCCCCCGGcaggccgcccccgcccccgccccggccccccactGCGGCCGCCCAGCTGGAGACCACCCCCCGCGGGCCGCCAG GAGTTCCGGGGTCTTTAGCTCTTGGCCGTGCTAAGCTTCAGGACGGTGTGTTCGAGGAGGCAG CagggaaagggctggagagccCGGCGGAAAGAGGCCGGCACTGCTGTGACCCTGGTCCGGGATGGGAAGGAGGCCGAGACCCCAGAGAGGAGGacgagggagaggggcaggaggaggagcccTACACGTTTGCTGAAATCGATGACAATGATTACGACACCGTCCTGGCTCCTCGGAGCACAAAGCAGAAAAGTGGGGGCCGGTCCTTCATCATCAACAGGCCTCCGGCGCCCGCCCCTCGGCCCCCCAAGAGCCCGCAGCAAGAGGGGACCACGCCGTACATAGCTCGGG TGTTtcagcagaaagccaggagccaATCTGATGGTGACAAGTTCCCTGGTCCCAAGAGACAAG acagAGCCCGGGACGGGATCCCCGTCTCCGCCGTGGCCAAGAGCTGCCTGGATGCCGACCAGGAGGAGCTGATCGTCCTGCAGGAGCGGGTGCGGAATGGGGAGCTGAGCGTGGACAAGGCCCTGGAGAGGTTCCGGCGCTGGCAGCTGGGAAAGGAGGACCTGGAGGCCCGCCAGCAG GAAAAACTCCGCCAGCTCCGAGACTGCATCATTGGGAACAGGCCAGGCGACGAGACCTCCTACG gTCACCTGACCATTGTGCACCACCCGACTGGTAAGTGTCGGCCAAAGGTCCCCCAGAACAACGCGGCCAGCCGGCCTCGGTGCCGACGTGAACTCACCCAGCCGGGCCGGACGGTGTCAAAACTCACATCAGCGTTTATGTTTCCCCATTGCTGTGAAGCCACTTGA